GCGTCATCCTGATGAAGTCAAGCGATATCGCGCAGAAGCATCAGGAGGAGCAGGCCGACTGGCAGCGTCGTGGATCGGGTGGTCTGGTGAGCGCGGTCGACGCGTCCACGGGAGCGATTTCGATCTCTTCGGGTGTGAAGAAGGTCATGGTGAATACGTCGGCGAAGACGCAGTTCCGCCGCTACTCCGGGGATTCGGTGAAGTTCGAGGACGCAAAGCCGAGTACGCTGGCGCAGATCCAGCCGGGCGACCAGGTGCGCGTGCTGGGTGACAAGTCTGAGGATGGTGCGTCAATTCAGGCAGACGCCATCGTCAGCGGAACGTTCAAGAATCTCTCCGGAACGATCGCTTCAATCAACGCCGCAGACGGGACGCTCAGCCTGAAGGACCTTGTGACAAAGAAAAACGTGACTGTGAAGGTGACGGCTAACTCCGATGTTCGCAAGCTGCCCGAGCGGGATGCTGCGATGCTGGCGGCTCGCGCTAAAGGCGGCCCAGCCGGGAGCGCAGGCGCGGGGCAGGGCAGCGCGCAGGGCGCAGGAACCAGCGCCGGGGCTGGGCAGGGACCGCGTGGACAGGGCGGACCGGGAGGAGCAAGGCAGGGAGGTGACCTGTCGCAGATGCTGGCACAGTCTCCGACCGAGGCGCTGGCTGATCTGAAGGTTGGCGATGCGGTGATGGTCGTCGGGTCCCAGCCGGACCCGAAAAGCACGTCGGTGACCGCGGTGACGATGTTGTCCGGCGTCGAGCCGATTCTGGCGGCTTCGCCGAGCGGGTCTGCCGCGATGACGCTGTCCCCGTGGAGCGTAGGCGGCGGCGCGCCTGACGCAGGTGGGGTGCAGTAGCAGTCTTTCGTTATGAGAAATGGCGGGTTTTTTCAGGAGCAGGAATGTATCTTCGCGCAGCATTGAAGTTTCTTTTTCTCTTTTTTCTTGCCTTGGGGGCTGCGGTCGCAAACGCGCAGCAGACGGGAGCGACGGTGAGTGGCACGATCTCCGACCCTGATGGAGCGGTGATTCCGGGGGCGACGGTCACCTTGACTCCTGCCTCGGGGAAAGGAGCAGTCACGAAGTCGCAGAACGATGGCAGCTACGTCATTCGTAACCTGTCGCCCAGCACTTACTCTCTGACCGTGACGATGCAGGGCTTCACGACCGTCGTAAAGCAGGGGCTGCGCATCGCGGCAGGGCAATCGCTGACGATCGATACGAAGATGACGGTGCAGGCGGCTTCGCAGGAGGTCCAGGTCTCGGCACAGTCGGCGCAGGTCAGTGTCGATCAGGACAGCAACGCGAGTTCGACGGTCATCAAGGGCAAGGACCTCGATGCATTGTCGGATGATCCGGACGAGTTGTCGTCCGAGTTGTCGGCACTCGCGGGACCAGCGGCAGGGCCGAACGGCGGCCAGATCTATGTCGATGGATTCACGGGCGGCCAACTCCCGCCGAAGTCCTCGATCCGCGAGATCCGCGTCAACCAGAACCCGTTTTCAGCGCAGTACGACAGGCTGGGCTACGGGCGCGTGGAGGTCTTCACCAAGCCGGGTACGGACAAGCTCCATGGCTCGTTCCAACTCAACGGAAACGACTCTTCGTTCAACACCGGCAATCCGCTCCTGGATCCCACTGCCGTTCAGCCTCCGTATCACACGGTCTTCGGCTTCGGCAGCATCACTGGACCGATCTCGCCGATCGCATCCTTTACGTTGTCGGCGTCGCGGCGCTCAATCCAGGACAATACGATCGTCAACGGACAGATCTTGGCGAATCCGGCGTCTCCGACCATGATCTGCAACCCAGGAGATCTGAGCTGCGTCTCGACCTCCTATCAGTACGCCAATCCCTTTCCGCAGACGCGGCTGGACGTCAGCCCGCGCGTGGACCTCGCGCTCGGTGAGAAGAACACCTTAACGACACGGTTCCAGCTCTATCAGAGCTCACAGACAAATAATGGCGTAGGCGGATTCGATCTGCCCTCGACCGGCTACAACATCGACAGCTCTGAGTATGAACTGCAGGTAAGCGATACGCAGGTTCTGAGTTCACGCGTCATCAATGAGACTCGCTTCGAGCTGGGACGCAACCGGGATACGCAGAGGGCGCAGAGCACGGATCCGACTGTGATCGTCTCCGGAGCGTTTACGTCAGGCGGTTCGAACTCCGGCACCGTCTCAACGCACCAGAATCGTCTCGAGGTGCAGAACTACACCTCGGTCCAGTTGGCGAAGAACTTCATGCGCTTTGGCGGCAGGCTGCGTGTGAATCAGGAGTCAACCAGCACGACCGCGGGAACTAACGGCAAATTCACCTATGCCAGCCTGGATGACTATAAGAACGGAAAGCTGAGCCAGTTCAGCCTGACGCAGGTCAACGCTCCGAGCAGAGCGACGATAGCCGATGTCGGACTGTACTTTGAGGACGACTGGAAGGTGCAGCCCAACCTGACCGTGACCTACGGGATCCGGTACGAGACGCAGAACTATCTCGGCGAGCACCACGACTTTGCGCCTCGCGTCTCGTTCGCCTACGGGCTGGGTAGTTCGAAGGGGTCGCCGAAGACGGTGCTGCGCGGCGGATTCGGTCTGTTCTACGACCGCTATCAGATTTCGAACATCATGACGACGGTGCAGAGTGATGGCGTCCGGCAGCAACAGTTGATCAATAAATCTCCAAATCCGGCTTGCTCCCCAGGCAACATGACTGCGGCTGCTTGCGGTACGCCGACCACGGCCAACACAACAACGTTTACAGCGGCACCCAATCTTCGTACTCCCTATACGGTGCAGTTTGGGATCGGCGTAGATCAGCAGCTTTTCCGCGGGGCGACGATCTCGGTCAACTACCTGAATGCTCACGGAGTGCATCAGTTCCTGAGCCAGAACGTCAGCTATGGGACGCCGGCCCCGACGCAGTATCAATACCAGTCGGAAGGCGTGTTCCGGCAGAATCAGCTGATGACGAACGTCAACATCCGTAGCAGCCGGTACTTCACCCTGTTTGGCTACTACGCGCTGAACTTCGCGAACGCGGACACGGCGGGCATCAGCTACTTCCCATCGCAGCCGGGCAATATCGGCGCCGACTACGGGCGGGCGCAGTTCGATGTGCGTAACCGGCTGTTCGTTGGAGGCAACGCGACGGCGCCCTACCGGATCACGCTGAGTCCGTTTATCGTGGCGCAGTCGGGGACCCCGTATAACGTCACGATCGGCACAGACCGGAACAACGACAGCGTCTTCAACGACCGCCCTGCATTTCTGCCTGGGAAGACCTCGGCAAACTGCTCGGACGCAAGCAGCTTCTATGTGCCGGATCCGAGTGTCACCAGCTATACGCAGATTCCGATCAATTACTGCACCGGCCCCGCCTTGTTTACGATGAATCTGCGCGTTTCCAAGACCTTCGGGTTTGGACCTGAGACCGCTCGCGACCAGGGTGGGCAGGGTGGGCGCGGCGGACCCGGTGGCGATCGCGGGCGCGGCGGACCTGGAGGACCCGGCGGAATATTTGGCGGAGGCGTGAGCACTGGCCGGCGGTACAACCTTTCTTTCGGCGCTACGTTCCTGAACCTGTTCGACACGGAGAACTTATCGACACCGGTGGGAGTCTTGAAGTCGGCTGAGCTGTTCGGACACTCGACACAACTGGCAGGCAACATCTATACCAGCAATGCAGCGACGCGCCGCATTCTGCTGCAGATGTCATTGAACTTCTAGCGTCATCTCGGCTTCCATCTCTGGGTTCGGCGCCCGGCTCCGGCAACTGCGGAGGTCCCGCAGCGAAGCGGCCGTGGTTACAGTGGGCGCGGCAGTTCAATAGGCTGCGCCCCCTTGCCTTGAAGTCGTCACCACAGCTCTCTGCTGTGATCGGCCATCGAGACTTTGCTCTCGCCTAAAATCAGGTATGCGCGAAGCCACAAAGATCATTCGCTCCACGCTCACTCCCACCAAACCCGGCGAACCTCTTCACTCCGGCCCTGTCTTCGCTGCGCCGTACCACGCGCCCGGCGACGCCTCGCAGACTCCCTACACCTACGCCCGCTCGCACAACCCCACGTGGACGCATCTCGAGAAGGCCATCGGCCAAATGGAGTCCGGCGCGGATTACCGCGCCCACGCGCTTGTCTTCGCCTCCGGCATGGCCGCCACCACAGCGGTCTTCGGAGCGCTGCTGCGCCCCGGCGACACCGTGGTTCTGCCCGCAAACGCCTACTACGCCGCCCGCGTCCTCGCGCAGGAGTACTTCGCGAAGATGGGCATCACGCTCCGCCTCGCGCCCACAGCCAACAACGCGCAGGCGGAGCACCTCGAAGGCGCGAAGCTGCTCTGGATCGAGACCCCCAGCAATCCCACGATGGAGGTCTGCGACATCGCAGCGCTCTGCGACGCTGCGCACAAGGCCGGCGCTCTCGTCGCCGTCGACAACACCACGCCCACGCCGCTCGGCCAGCTCCCGCTTGCACTCGGGGCCGATCTCTCCGTCGCTTCAGACACCAAGGCGATGACCGGCCATAGCGACATCCTCCTCGGCCACGTCGCCGTGCGCGATCTCGAACTGCGCCAGAAGATCGACCAGTGGCGCACACTCACCGGCGGCATCCTCGGACCCATGGAGGCCTGGCTAGCCCTGCGCTCCATCGCCACGCTGCCGCTGCGGCTCGAGCGCTCCTGCCAGAACGCCCAGCGCATCGCGGAGTTCGTCAGCACTCGCGCAGAGGTCGAGAGCGTCCTCTACCCCGGCCTGCCTATGCATCCCGGCCACGCCATCGCCGCAAAGCAGATGCGCTACTTCGGCCCCGTGCTCAGCTTCATCCTTCGCAACAAGGCCGCCGCCGAAACCTTCCTCGCAAAATCGAAGCTCCTCACCGAGGCCACCAGCTTCGGCGGCGTCTCCACCTCCGCCGAGCGCCGCGCCCGCTGGGGAGGCGACGACATCGCCGAGGGCTTCATCCGCCTGAGCGCCGGCTGCGAGGACATCGAAGACCTCCTCGAAGACATCGCTCAGGCGTTGGACGCAATCAAACAGTGATAGTGGGCCTTTACTGGATTGCTCCCCAACTCGCGATTGTGCCCAGACCCAGAGGCGGCGACGGGCTGGAAGATGAGATGTTGGCTCTTCACCAGGCCGGAATTGATGTTGTCGTCTCTATGCTCGAAAGCGAAGAGGCTGCGGACTTGGGATTGCAGGAAGAAGAAAATGCCGCTGTTAATGCGGGAATTTCCTTCATTAATTTTCCTGTTCCGGATCGGAACGTCCCACTCCATGTTGAAAACTTCGTGAAATTCCTGTCCGAACTTGAAAGTGAATTAGCAGCTGGCAGACGGATAGGTATTCACTGCCGCGCTAGTATAGGCCGATCTTCGGTTGTCGCTGTCAGTTTACTGATCCGATCCGGAGTTTCATCGGAGGCGGCGTGGACACAAGTATCCATAGCTCGCGGATATCCTGTCCCTGACACAAATGAACAGCGTTCCTGGGTCAACCTCAACATGAAGGCGAACCCCTCATGATCGACAACTCTTTCTCACATAGCTGGACCGCTGAGACTCTTAAATCGGCCCCACTCATTGCTCCAGCACGCCACTTCACCTACCCTCGCCAGATCGCTGGTGAAGAAGACGCTCTCGAGCGAGGAGCACTCCAACTCCTCGTCCGGCCCGCAGATGGAGGCACCTTCCTCGCCACCTGCGCCCTAGGCTTCACCGATCCCACCATGCCAACGGGAGTCTTCTCCTGCCCCAACCTTGACGAACTCTGCGCCGTCGCCGGAG
This DNA window, taken from Edaphobacter bradus, encodes the following:
- a CDS encoding DUF5666 domain-containing protein encodes the protein MRMKSIFRSSVFAAGLVLPIARGYCSHAAKAQAPAAGPAARQLGTVKAISGNTITLGTDAGAQVTVTVADGARVLQLAPGSTDLKSAQLIAIGDIAVGDRVLVTGKVADDGSFTAARVILMKSSDIAQKHQEEQADWQRRGSGGLVSAVDASTGAISISSGVKKVMVNTSAKTQFRRYSGDSVKFEDAKPSTLAQIQPGDQVRVLGDKSEDGASIQADAIVSGTFKNLSGTIASINAADGTLSLKDLVTKKNVTVKVTANSDVRKLPERDAAMLAARAKGGPAGSAGAGQGSAQGAGTSAGAGQGPRGQGGPGGARQGGDLSQMLAQSPTEALADLKVGDAVMVVGSQPDPKSTSVTAVTMLSGVEPILAASPSGSAAMTLSPWSVGGGAPDAGGVQ
- a CDS encoding TonB-dependent receptor, yielding MYLRAALKFLFLFFLALGAAVANAQQTGATVSGTISDPDGAVIPGATVTLTPASGKGAVTKSQNDGSYVIRNLSPSTYSLTVTMQGFTTVVKQGLRIAAGQSLTIDTKMTVQAASQEVQVSAQSAQVSVDQDSNASSTVIKGKDLDALSDDPDELSSELSALAGPAAGPNGGQIYVDGFTGGQLPPKSSIREIRVNQNPFSAQYDRLGYGRVEVFTKPGTDKLHGSFQLNGNDSSFNTGNPLLDPTAVQPPYHTVFGFGSITGPISPIASFTLSASRRSIQDNTIVNGQILANPASPTMICNPGDLSCVSTSYQYANPFPQTRLDVSPRVDLALGEKNTLTTRFQLYQSSQTNNGVGGFDLPSTGYNIDSSEYELQVSDTQVLSSRVINETRFELGRNRDTQRAQSTDPTVIVSGAFTSGGSNSGTVSTHQNRLEVQNYTSVQLAKNFMRFGGRLRVNQESTSTTAGTNGKFTYASLDDYKNGKLSQFSLTQVNAPSRATIADVGLYFEDDWKVQPNLTVTYGIRYETQNYLGEHHDFAPRVSFAYGLGSSKGSPKTVLRGGFGLFYDRYQISNIMTTVQSDGVRQQQLINKSPNPACSPGNMTAAACGTPTTANTTTFTAAPNLRTPYTVQFGIGVDQQLFRGATISVNYLNAHGVHQFLSQNVSYGTPAPTQYQYQSEGVFRQNQLMTNVNIRSSRYFTLFGYYALNFANADTAGISYFPSQPGNIGADYGRAQFDVRNRLFVGGNATAPYRITLSPFIVAQSGTPYNVTIGTDRNNDSVFNDRPAFLPGKTSANCSDASSFYVPDPSVTSYTQIPINYCTGPALFTMNLRVSKTFGFGPETARDQGGQGGRGGPGGDRGRGGPGGPGGIFGGGVSTGRRYNLSFGATFLNLFDTENLSTPVGVLKSAELFGHSTQLAGNIYTSNAATRRILLQMSLNF
- a CDS encoding cystathionine gamma-lyase, with amino-acid sequence MREATKIIRSTLTPTKPGEPLHSGPVFAAPYHAPGDASQTPYTYARSHNPTWTHLEKAIGQMESGADYRAHALVFASGMAATTAVFGALLRPGDTVVLPANAYYAARVLAQEYFAKMGITLRLAPTANNAQAEHLEGAKLLWIETPSNPTMEVCDIAALCDAAHKAGALVAVDNTTPTPLGQLPLALGADLSVASDTKAMTGHSDILLGHVAVRDLELRQKIDQWRTLTGGILGPMEAWLALRSIATLPLRLERSCQNAQRIAEFVSTRAEVESVLYPGLPMHPGHAIAAKQMRYFGPVLSFILRNKAAAETFLAKSKLLTEATSFGGVSTSAERRARWGGDDIAEGFIRLSAGCEDIEDLLEDIAQALDAIKQ
- a CDS encoding protein-tyrosine phosphatase family protein, whose protein sequence is MPRPRGGDGLEDEMLALHQAGIDVVVSMLESEEAADLGLQEEENAAVNAGISFINFPVPDRNVPLHVENFVKFLSELESELAAGRRIGIHCRASIGRSSVVAVSLLIRSGVSSEAAWTQVSIARGYPVPDTNEQRSWVNLNMKANPS